In one SAR202 cluster bacterium genomic region, the following are encoded:
- a CDS encoding VWA domain-containing protein, translating to MTTYRYSKWDGSQEISGLNEDELLDALSHDILEHGDVDRALRDMFQRGVRDRQNDRQVNGLRDLMERLKEQRREQLSQHNMGKMMDEIKERLQDVVETERQGIQRRLQVAREQLKGDPKQAESMKGPMKFLEDRAKKANEALDNLPDSTAGAIRELSDYDFMDPEAHRKFQELMDMLKQHMMEQFLDRMRQELEEITPQQIEDLKKMTRALNQMLRDRSNGKDPKFDEFMKEFGDYFDPNRAGSLDELIQRMQAQMSAMQALLRSMSPQQRGELDQMTAPGIDPELMQELSDLAGQVLSLLPLSEAARDFPPYESVAMEEAMDLMDSLESIDELEKQISRAIRNGDVSAIDPDLVEETLGEDARKQLEQLQQVLKQLQESGYLKDENGKLELTARGIRKVAQQALKEVFSELKKDRAGQHQLYQRGASGEATAETKQYEYGDPFDLDLVRTVFNAVTREGGDLPVHITPPDMEINRTEHVTQAATVLLVDQSRSMGLMGNFAAARKVALALFWLIQSKFPRDHFYVIGFSDYAIEVKGEELPKLTWNTYGAGTNMHHAFMLSRKLLSNYKGATRQILMITDGEPTAHLEEDRAYFSYPPSYKTIDETLKEVKRCTEADIKINTFMLESNPYLVDFVDKMTKINQGRAFYTTADKLGQYVMVDYLNSSKRVLR from the coding sequence ATGACTACTTATCGATATTCAAAGTGGGACGGCAGCCAGGAGATATCGGGCCTCAACGAGGACGAGCTCCTTGACGCGCTCTCCCATGACATCCTGGAGCACGGCGACGTGGACCGGGCGCTGAGGGACATGTTCCAGCGCGGCGTACGCGACCGGCAGAACGACCGCCAGGTCAACGGCCTGCGCGACCTTATGGAGCGGCTAAAGGAGCAGCGCCGGGAGCAGCTCTCCCAGCACAACATGGGCAAGATGATGGACGAGATCAAGGAGCGCCTGCAGGACGTTGTCGAGACTGAGCGGCAGGGCATCCAGCGGCGTCTCCAGGTTGCGCGGGAGCAGCTCAAGGGGGACCCCAAGCAGGCGGAGTCCATGAAGGGCCCCATGAAGTTTCTGGAGGACCGCGCGAAGAAGGCCAACGAGGCGCTGGACAATCTTCCGGACAGCACGGCAGGCGCGATTCGCGAGCTGAGCGACTACGACTTCATGGACCCGGAGGCGCACCGCAAGTTCCAGGAGCTCATGGATATGCTTAAGCAGCATATGATGGAGCAGTTCCTGGACAGGATGCGGCAGGAGCTCGAGGAGATCACGCCGCAGCAGATAGAAGACCTCAAGAAGATGACGCGCGCCCTCAACCAGATGCTGCGCGACCGGTCGAACGGGAAGGACCCAAAGTTCGACGAGTTCATGAAGGAGTTCGGCGACTACTTCGATCCGAACCGTGCGGGAAGCCTGGACGAGCTGATCCAGCGGATGCAGGCGCAGATGTCCGCCATGCAGGCACTGCTGCGGAGCATGTCGCCGCAGCAGCGGGGAGAGCTGGACCAGATGACCGCGCCGGGCATCGACCCCGAGCTCATGCAGGAGCTTTCCGACCTGGCAGGTCAGGTCCTCAGCCTCCTGCCGTTGAGCGAGGCCGCGCGCGACTTTCCCCCGTATGAGTCCGTCGCCATGGAAGAGGCGATGGACCTGATGGACAGCCTCGAATCTATCGACGAGCTTGAGAAGCAGATCTCGCGCGCCATCCGGAACGGCGACGTCAGCGCCATCGACCCGGACCTGGTCGAAGAGACGCTGGGTGAGGACGCGCGCAAACAGCTTGAGCAGCTCCAGCAGGTGTTGAAGCAGCTCCAGGAGTCCGGCTATCTCAAGGACGAGAACGGCAAGCTGGAGCTGACGGCCCGAGGCATCCGCAAGGTGGCGCAGCAGGCCCTCAAGGAGGTCTTCTCCGAGCTAAAGAAGGACAGGGCGGGCCAGCACCAGCTATACCAGCGCGGCGCCAGCGGCGAAGCGACTGCAGAGACGAAGCAGTACGAATACGGCGACCCGTTCGACCTGGACCTTGTGCGGACCGTGTTCAACGCCGTCACGCGAGAGGGCGGCGACCTGCCTGTGCACATCACGCCGCCGGACATGGAGATCAACCGCACCGAGCACGTCACGCAGGCGGCTACCGTGCTCCTGGTTGACCAGAGCCGGTCGATGGGGCTTATGGGCAACTTCGCCGCCGCGCGGAAGGTTGCACTGGCGCTCTTCTGGCTCATCCAGAGCAAGTTCCCGCGCGACCACTTCTACGTGATCGGGTTCTCCGACTACGCTATCGAGGTCAAAGGCGAAGAGTTGCCCAAGCTCACATGGAACACCTACGGCGCGGGGACGAACATGCACCACGCGTTCATGCTGTCCCGCAAGCTCCTCTCAAACTACAAGGGGGCTACGCGCCAGATACTGATGATCACCGACGGTGAGCCCACGGCGCACCTCGAGGAAGACCGCGCCTATTTCAGCTACCCGCCGAGCTACAAGACCATCGACGAGACGCTGAAGGAAGTGAAGCGGTGCACCGAGGCGGACATCAAGATCAACACGTTCATGCTTGAGTCGAACCCGTACCTGGTGGACTTTGTGGACAAGATGACGAAGATCAACCAGGGCAGGGCGTTCTATACGACGGCCGACAAACTTGGCCAGTACGTGATGGTGGACTACCTGAATAGCAGCAAACGAGTGCTGCGCTAG
- a CDS encoding 50S ribosomal protein L25, with translation MDILSIKLAPRTVTGKKVKQLRRQGIVPVHFYGEGTAPQSLQVDALVLRRLVPKAGTNHPVSVEIDGGKGENICFLREIQRHPVTEDYLHVDFIRVDVTHKVEAEVPIITEGEAPALASGGILYISHNHLTVEALPLQMPDKIHINLAPLTTFDKAIRVEDIKLAEGIRILMDPHEVLVKAMPQAVDRTPVGAAAAAAAEGEAAKAPEATAQKGEAKEAAAPAKGGKG, from the coding sequence ATGGACATACTCAGCATCAAGCTCGCGCCCCGCACTGTGACCGGCAAAAAGGTCAAGCAGCTACGAAGGCAGGGCATTGTGCCCGTGCACTTCTACGGCGAGGGCACGGCCCCGCAGTCCCTTCAGGTGGACGCCCTGGTGCTCCGCCGCCTGGTGCCGAAGGCAGGCACGAACCACCCGGTCTCGGTCGAGATCGACGGCGGCAAGGGCGAGAACATCTGCTTCCTCCGCGAGATCCAGCGCCACCCCGTCACGGAGGACTATCTCCATGTGGACTTCATACGCGTGGATGTGACGCACAAGGTGGAGGCCGAGGTGCCTATTATCACCGAGGGCGAGGCGCCCGCGCTGGCCTCCGGCGGTATCCTGTACATATCGCACAACCACCTGACGGTGGAGGCGCTCCCGCTCCAGATGCCGGACAAGATACACATCAATCTCGCGCCGCTGACCACGTTCGACAAGGCGATCCGCGTCGAGGACATCAAGCTTGCCGAGGGCATCAGGATCCTCATGGACCCGCACGAGGTTTTGGTGAAGGCGATGCCGCAGGCCGTCGACCGCACGCCTGTCGGCGCCGCTGCTGCGGCCGCTGCCGAGGGCGAGGCCGCGAAGGCGCCTGAGGCGACCGCCCAGAAGGGCGAAGCCAAGGAAGCGGCCGCTCCCGCCAAGGGCGGCAAGGGCTAA
- a CDS encoding type II toxin-antitoxin system VapC family toxin has product MVLDASALLAVLKDETGKERVIPYLSGSAISTVNLSEALQKVMEGSADSTMVLEGIRALGLSFVPFSDSDAEVAALLRGLTYRHGLSFGDRACLALGLRLGLPVLTTDKAWSGVSVGVEVRLIR; this is encoded by the coding sequence ATGGTGCTGGACGCGTCCGCACTTCTCGCCGTTTTGAAGGATGAAACGGGCAAAGAGCGCGTCATCCCTTACCTGTCCGGTTCGGCCATCTCCACCGTGAACCTCTCCGAGGCGCTGCAGAAGGTGATGGAGGGCTCTGCCGACTCCACAATGGTGCTGGAGGGCATACGTGCCCTCGGCCTGTCGTTCGTCCCGTTTTCAGATTCGGATGCAGAGGTCGCTGCTCTGCTCCGTGGGCTTACTTACAGGCATGGGCTGTCATTCGGCGACCGGGCATGCCTCGCTCTCGGCCTTCGGCTTGGTCTGCCGGTTCTGACGACCGATAAGGCATGGTCGGGAGTGAGCGTGGGCGTGGAGGTGCGGCTGATCAGGTGA